One Coregonus clupeaformis isolate EN_2021a chromosome 33, ASM2061545v1, whole genome shotgun sequence DNA window includes the following coding sequences:
- the LOC121548918 gene encoding beta-taxilin isoform X3 — translation METNVQSAAEVIPAQTSVTPPPSPVTTETQVPPPQAQEAQHMDPMEEFGRQLEEIINTYGSAANLIEKQCIVLETEDVDEEASREQGDEVTATKDASTGKDTKKLLKALGKEGMLLMQSLNKLHTPQEKLDALLKKYAELLEERWGEQKQLRFLQKMQGHVGKERDQLQYEHSRAILARSKLESLCRELQRHNKTLKEETLARCREDEEKRREITTHFQSTLTDIQAQIEQHSNRNNKLCLENTNLADKLKHIISQYEQREESLEKIFKHHDLQQKLSDAKLEKANAQLQEAEEKHKREKEYLLREAIDKTKKCYTLKEQELQLKKKLVLYSQKFEEFQTTLSKSNDVYASFKNEMEKMTKKMKKLDKESNVWKTRFESTNKALSEMIEERTLKENEYEMFVVKIDKLERLCRALQDERKILYSKIKGIRQTPNAPEGTPKDETQEQAHEPVHSLMDIVEEPEMTEEMARLRAEQNRLAEFAASLLAPSTGDNDDDDSDSEEEPESTEPAEAQKISEPTQAPEQIQVEAPAKAEEPVHAKAPARAPSQVEAPAQAPSQVEPPAQAPSQVEPPAQAPAQVEKPAQAPSQVEAPAQAPSQVEAPAQAPSQVEAPAQAPSQVEAPAQAPSQVETPAQAPAQVEAPAQAPAQVEAPAQAPAQVEAPVQPEIPKQPEPSAKKQTPKKKNARKTS, via the exons ATGGAGACCAACGTCCAGTCTGCTGCAGAGGTCATTCCAGCCCAGACCAGTGTGACTCCACCACCGTCCCCAGTCACCACAGAGACCCAGGTCCCTCCACCCCAGGCCCAGGAGGCCCAGCACATGGACCCAATGGAGGAGTTTGGTCGTCAGCTGGAGGAGATCATCAACACCTATGGCTCCGCAGCCAACCTGATAGAGAAACAGTGCATTGTCCTGGAAACGGAGGATGTGGACGAGGAGGCCAGCAGAGAGCAAGGTGATGAAGTCACAGCCACCAAGGACGCCAGCACAGGCAAGGACACAAAGAAGTTGCTGAAAGCCTTAG GAAAGGAGGGCATGCTACTAATGCAAAGTTTGAACAAGCTGCACACACCACAGGAGAAATTGGATGCTCTCCTCAAGAAGTATGCCGAACTG CTGGAGGAGCGTTGGGGGGAACAGAAGCAGCTGAGGTTCCTCCAGAAGATGCAGGGCCAcgtggggaaggagagggaccAGCTCCAGTACGAGCACAGCAGAGCCATCCTGGCCCGCAGCAAACTGGAGAGCCTCTGCAGGGAGCTCCAGAGGCACAACAAGACCCTCAAG GAGGAGACCCTAGCACGTTGTCGTGAGGACGAGGAGAAGCGCAGGGAGATAACCACTCACTTCCAGAGCACACTGACAGACATCCAGGCTCAGATCGAGCAGCATAGTAACCGCAACAACAAGCTGTGTTTGGAGAACACCAACCTGGCAGACAAACTCAAACACATCATCAGCCAGTAcgagcagagagaggag AGCTTGGAGAAGATCTTCAAGCACCACGACCTGCAGCAGAAGCTGTCTGATGCCAAACTGGAGAAAGCCAACGCACAGCTGCAGGAGGCTGAGGAGAAGcacaagagagagaaggaatat CTGCTTAGGGAGGCAATTGACAAAACAAAGAAATGCTACACATTGAAGGAGCAAGAGTTGCAGTTGAAGAAAAAG CTTGTTCTGTACTCCCAGAAGTTTGAAGAGTTCCAGACTACGTTGTCTAAGAGCAACGATGTGTACGCCAGCTTCAAAAATGAAATGGAGAAG ATGACAAAGAAGATGAAGAAACTAGACAAAGAGTCGAATGTTTGGAAGACCAGATTTGAGAGCACTAACAAGGCTCTCTCTGAGATGATTGAAGAG AGGACTCTGAAGGAGAATGAGTATGAGATGTTCGTTGTGAAGATTGACAAGCTGGAGAGGCTCTGCCGAGCACTCCAGGACGAGAGGAAGATCCTGTACTCCAAGATCAaaggcatccgccaaacccctAACGCCCCCGAGGGGACACCCAAGGACGAGACACAGGAGCAGGCCCATGAACCAGTCCACAGCCTCATGGACATTGTTGAGGAGCCAGAGATGACAGAGGAGATGGCCCGTCTGAGAGCTGAGCAGAACAGGCTGGCGGAATTCGCCGCCTCCCTACTGGCCCCGTCCACAGGAGACAATGATGACGATGACTCTGACAGCGAGGAAGAGCCAGAGTCTACAGAACCGGCTGAGGCCCAGAAGATCTCTGAACCAACACAGGCCCCAGAACAAATACAGGTAGAGGCACCAGCAAAGGCAGAGGAACCAGTACACGCAAAGGCACCAGCACGG GCTCCCTCACAGGTAGAAGCACCAGCACAGGCTCCCTCACAGGTAGAACCACCAGCACAGGCTCCCTCACAGGTAGAACCACCAGCACAGGCTCCAGCACAGGTAGAAAAACCAGCACAGGCTCCCTCACAGGTAGAAGCACCAGCACAGGCTCCCTCACAGGTAGAAGCACCAGCACAGGCTCCCTCACAGGTAGAAGCACCAGCACAGGCTCCCTCACAGGTAGAAGCACCAGCACAGGCTCCCTCACAGGTAGAAACACCAGCACAGGCTCCAGCACAGGTAGAAGCACCAGCACAGGCTCCAGCACAGGTAGAAGCACCAGCACAGGCTCCAGCACAGGTAGAAGCACCAGTCCAGCCAGAGATCCCAAAACAGCCAGAGCCCTCTGCCAAGAAGCAGACACCAAAGAAGAAGAATGCAAGGAAGACCAGCTGA
- the cited2 gene encoding cbp/p300-interacting transactivator 2, with amino-acid sequence MVDRMMAMNHGRFPEAVNGLHHHHPARRMGMGQFSNPLHQQQQQHGYTTGIMGDHLHYGGANVTANHGIRHSVGNLNVNAGHPNSNMPPGARYSSQFVGPAAAVPTQGQLAASMQLQKLNTQYYSHHTHPSHHHYMHELHPANHQLNGTGQQFRDSNAKHSTSSLPPQAHHVPAAILPPNVIDTDFIDEEVLMSLVIEMGLDRIKELPELWLGQNEFDFMTDFVCKQQPSRVSC; translated from the coding sequence ATGGTAGACCGCATGATGGCAATGAACCATGGACGATTCCCTGAAGCTGTGAATGGTCTCCACCATCACCACCCAGCGCGCAGAATGGGCATGGGGCAGTTCTCGAACCCACTACACCAACAGCAACAGCAGCATGGCTACACTACTGGTATAATGGGAGATCATTTGCACTACGGAGGGGCCAATGTAACAGCTAATCACGGAATTCGGCATTCTGTGGGGAATTTAAACGTAAACGCTGGACACCCAAACAGCAACATGCCTCCCGGAGCGCGCTACAGCTCTCAATTTGTGGGACCTGCCGCCGCCGTCCCCACTCAAGGACAGCTCGCTGCAAGCATGCAGTTACAAAAGCTCAACACGCAGTACTACAGCCACCATACACACCCCTCTCACCATCATTATATGCATGAGTTGCATCCTGCGAATCATCAACTTAACGGGACAGGACAACAGTTCAGAGACAGCAACGCGAAACACAGCACGTCCAGTTTGCCTCCACAAGCGCATCATGTGCCTGCAGCAATACTGCCCCCCAACGTCATTGACACGGATTTTATTGATGAGGAGGTCTTGATGTCTCTGGTAATTGAGATGGGGCTGGACCGAATAAAGGAGCTACCTGAGCTGTGGTTAGGACAGAACGAGTTTGATTTCATGACAGACTTTGTATGTAAGCAACAGCCAAGCCGAGTGAGTTGTTAA
- the LOC121548918 gene encoding beta-taxilin isoform X2 yields the protein METNVQSAAEVIPAQTSVTPPPSPVTTETQVPPPQAQEAQHMDPMEEFGRQLEEIINTYGSAANLIEKQCIVLETEDVDEEASREQGDEVTATKDASTGKDTKKLLKALGKEGMLLMQSLNKLHTPQEKLDALLKKYAELLEERWGEQKQLRFLQKMQGHVGKERDQLQYEHSRAILARSKLESLCRELQRHNKTLKEETLARCREDEEKRREITTHFQSTLTDIQAQIEQHSNRNNKLCLENTNLADKLKHIISQYEQREESLEKIFKHHDLQQKLSDAKLEKANAQLQEAEEKHKREKEYLLREAIDKTKKCYTLKEQELQLKKKLVLYSQKFEEFQTTLSKSNDVYASFKNEMEKMTKKMKKLDKESNVWKTRFESTNKALSEMIEERTLKENEYEMFVVKIDKLERLCRALQDERKILYSKIKGIRQTPNAPEGTPKDETQEQAHEPVHSLMDIVEEPEMTEEMARLRAEQNRLAEFAASLLAPSTGDNDDDDSDSEEEPESTEPAEAQKISEPTQAPEQIQVEAPAKAEEPVHAKAPARAPSQVEAPAQAPSQVEPPAQAPSQVEAPAQAPSQVEPPAQAPSQVEPPAQAPAQVEKPAQAPSQVEAPAQAPSQVEAPAQAPSQVEAPAQAPSQVEAPAQAPSQVETPAQAPAQVEAPAQAPAQVEAPVQPEIPKQPEPSAKKQTPKKKNARKTS from the exons ATGGAGACCAACGTCCAGTCTGCTGCAGAGGTCATTCCAGCCCAGACCAGTGTGACTCCACCACCGTCCCCAGTCACCACAGAGACCCAGGTCCCTCCACCCCAGGCCCAGGAGGCCCAGCACATGGACCCAATGGAGGAGTTTGGTCGTCAGCTGGAGGAGATCATCAACACCTATGGCTCCGCAGCCAACCTGATAGAGAAACAGTGCATTGTCCTGGAAACGGAGGATGTGGACGAGGAGGCCAGCAGAGAGCAAGGTGATGAAGTCACAGCCACCAAGGACGCCAGCACAGGCAAGGACACAAAGAAGTTGCTGAAAGCCTTAG GAAAGGAGGGCATGCTACTAATGCAAAGTTTGAACAAGCTGCACACACCACAGGAGAAATTGGATGCTCTCCTCAAGAAGTATGCCGAACTG CTGGAGGAGCGTTGGGGGGAACAGAAGCAGCTGAGGTTCCTCCAGAAGATGCAGGGCCAcgtggggaaggagagggaccAGCTCCAGTACGAGCACAGCAGAGCCATCCTGGCCCGCAGCAAACTGGAGAGCCTCTGCAGGGAGCTCCAGAGGCACAACAAGACCCTCAAG GAGGAGACCCTAGCACGTTGTCGTGAGGACGAGGAGAAGCGCAGGGAGATAACCACTCACTTCCAGAGCACACTGACAGACATCCAGGCTCAGATCGAGCAGCATAGTAACCGCAACAACAAGCTGTGTTTGGAGAACACCAACCTGGCAGACAAACTCAAACACATCATCAGCCAGTAcgagcagagagaggag AGCTTGGAGAAGATCTTCAAGCACCACGACCTGCAGCAGAAGCTGTCTGATGCCAAACTGGAGAAAGCCAACGCACAGCTGCAGGAGGCTGAGGAGAAGcacaagagagagaaggaatat CTGCTTAGGGAGGCAATTGACAAAACAAAGAAATGCTACACATTGAAGGAGCAAGAGTTGCAGTTGAAGAAAAAG CTTGTTCTGTACTCCCAGAAGTTTGAAGAGTTCCAGACTACGTTGTCTAAGAGCAACGATGTGTACGCCAGCTTCAAAAATGAAATGGAGAAG ATGACAAAGAAGATGAAGAAACTAGACAAAGAGTCGAATGTTTGGAAGACCAGATTTGAGAGCACTAACAAGGCTCTCTCTGAGATGATTGAAGAG AGGACTCTGAAGGAGAATGAGTATGAGATGTTCGTTGTGAAGATTGACAAGCTGGAGAGGCTCTGCCGAGCACTCCAGGACGAGAGGAAGATCCTGTACTCCAAGATCAaaggcatccgccaaacccctAACGCCCCCGAGGGGACACCCAAGGACGAGACACAGGAGCAGGCCCATGAACCAGTCCACAGCCTCATGGACATTGTTGAGGAGCCAGAGATGACAGAGGAGATGGCCCGTCTGAGAGCTGAGCAGAACAGGCTGGCGGAATTCGCCGCCTCCCTACTGGCCCCGTCCACAGGAGACAATGATGACGATGACTCTGACAGCGAGGAAGAGCCAGAGTCTACAGAACCGGCTGAGGCCCAGAAGATCTCTGAACCAACACAGGCCCCAGAACAAATACAGGTAGAGGCACCAGCAAAGGCAGAGGAACCAGTACACGCAAAGGCACCAGCACGGGCTCCCTCACAGGTAGAAGCACCAGCACAGGCTCCCTCACAGGTAGAACCACCAGCACAGGCTCCCTCACAGGTAGAAGCACCAGCACAGGCTCCCTCACAGGTAGAACCACCAGCACAGGCTCCCTCACAGGTAGAACCACCAGCACAGGCTCCAGCACAGGTAGAAAAACCAGCACAGGCTCCCTCACAGGTAGAAGCACCAGCACAGGCTCCCTCACAGGTAGAAGCACCAGCACAGGCTCCCTCACAGGTAGAAGCACCAGCACAGGCTCCCTCACAGGTAGAAGCACCAGCACAGGCTCCCTCACAGGTAGAAACACCAGCACAGGCTCCAGCACAGGTAGAAGCACCAGCACAGGCTCCAGCACAG GTAGAAGCACCAGTCCAGCCAGAGATCCCAAAACAGCCAGAGCCCTCTGCCAAGAAGCAGACACCAAAGAAGAAGAATGCAAGGAAGACCAGCTGA
- the LOC121548918 gene encoding beta-taxilin isoform X1, with translation METNVQSAAEVIPAQTSVTPPPSPVTTETQVPPPQAQEAQHMDPMEEFGRQLEEIINTYGSAANLIEKQCIVLETEDVDEEASREQGDEVTATKDASTGKDTKKLLKALGKEGMLLMQSLNKLHTPQEKLDALLKKYAELLEERWGEQKQLRFLQKMQGHVGKERDQLQYEHSRAILARSKLESLCRELQRHNKTLKEETLARCREDEEKRREITTHFQSTLTDIQAQIEQHSNRNNKLCLENTNLADKLKHIISQYEQREESLEKIFKHHDLQQKLSDAKLEKANAQLQEAEEKHKREKEYLLREAIDKTKKCYTLKEQELQLKKKLVLYSQKFEEFQTTLSKSNDVYASFKNEMEKMTKKMKKLDKESNVWKTRFESTNKALSEMIEERTLKENEYEMFVVKIDKLERLCRALQDERKILYSKIKGIRQTPNAPEGTPKDETQEQAHEPVHSLMDIVEEPEMTEEMARLRAEQNRLAEFAASLLAPSTGDNDDDDSDSEEEPESTEPAEAQKISEPTQAPEQIQVEAPAKAEEPVHAKAPARAPSQVEAPAQAPSQVEPPAQAPSQVEAPAQAPSQVEPPAQAPSQVEPPAQAPAQVEKPAQAPSQVEAPAQAPSQVEAPAQAPSQVEAPAQAPSQVEAPAQAPSQVETPAQAPAQVEAPAQAPAQVEAPAQAPAQVEAPVQPEIPKQPEPSAKKQTPKKKNARKTS, from the exons ATGGAGACCAACGTCCAGTCTGCTGCAGAGGTCATTCCAGCCCAGACCAGTGTGACTCCACCACCGTCCCCAGTCACCACAGAGACCCAGGTCCCTCCACCCCAGGCCCAGGAGGCCCAGCACATGGACCCAATGGAGGAGTTTGGTCGTCAGCTGGAGGAGATCATCAACACCTATGGCTCCGCAGCCAACCTGATAGAGAAACAGTGCATTGTCCTGGAAACGGAGGATGTGGACGAGGAGGCCAGCAGAGAGCAAGGTGATGAAGTCACAGCCACCAAGGACGCCAGCACAGGCAAGGACACAAAGAAGTTGCTGAAAGCCTTAG GAAAGGAGGGCATGCTACTAATGCAAAGTTTGAACAAGCTGCACACACCACAGGAGAAATTGGATGCTCTCCTCAAGAAGTATGCCGAACTG CTGGAGGAGCGTTGGGGGGAACAGAAGCAGCTGAGGTTCCTCCAGAAGATGCAGGGCCAcgtggggaaggagagggaccAGCTCCAGTACGAGCACAGCAGAGCCATCCTGGCCCGCAGCAAACTGGAGAGCCTCTGCAGGGAGCTCCAGAGGCACAACAAGACCCTCAAG GAGGAGACCCTAGCACGTTGTCGTGAGGACGAGGAGAAGCGCAGGGAGATAACCACTCACTTCCAGAGCACACTGACAGACATCCAGGCTCAGATCGAGCAGCATAGTAACCGCAACAACAAGCTGTGTTTGGAGAACACCAACCTGGCAGACAAACTCAAACACATCATCAGCCAGTAcgagcagagagaggag AGCTTGGAGAAGATCTTCAAGCACCACGACCTGCAGCAGAAGCTGTCTGATGCCAAACTGGAGAAAGCCAACGCACAGCTGCAGGAGGCTGAGGAGAAGcacaagagagagaaggaatat CTGCTTAGGGAGGCAATTGACAAAACAAAGAAATGCTACACATTGAAGGAGCAAGAGTTGCAGTTGAAGAAAAAG CTTGTTCTGTACTCCCAGAAGTTTGAAGAGTTCCAGACTACGTTGTCTAAGAGCAACGATGTGTACGCCAGCTTCAAAAATGAAATGGAGAAG ATGACAAAGAAGATGAAGAAACTAGACAAAGAGTCGAATGTTTGGAAGACCAGATTTGAGAGCACTAACAAGGCTCTCTCTGAGATGATTGAAGAG AGGACTCTGAAGGAGAATGAGTATGAGATGTTCGTTGTGAAGATTGACAAGCTGGAGAGGCTCTGCCGAGCACTCCAGGACGAGAGGAAGATCCTGTACTCCAAGATCAaaggcatccgccaaacccctAACGCCCCCGAGGGGACACCCAAGGACGAGACACAGGAGCAGGCCCATGAACCAGTCCACAGCCTCATGGACATTGTTGAGGAGCCAGAGATGACAGAGGAGATGGCCCGTCTGAGAGCTGAGCAGAACAGGCTGGCGGAATTCGCCGCCTCCCTACTGGCCCCGTCCACAGGAGACAATGATGACGATGACTCTGACAGCGAGGAAGAGCCAGAGTCTACAGAACCGGCTGAGGCCCAGAAGATCTCTGAACCAACACAGGCCCCAGAACAAATACAGGTAGAGGCACCAGCAAAGGCAGAGGAACCAGTACACGCAAAGGCACCAGCACGGGCTCCCTCACAGGTAGAAGCACCAGCACAGGCTCCCTCACAGGTAGAACCACCAGCACAGGCTCCCTCACAGGTAGAAGCACCAGCACAGGCTCCCTCACAGGTAGAACCACCAGCACAGGCTCCCTCACAGGTAGAACCACCAGCACAGGCTCCAGCACAGGTAGAAAAACCAGCACAGGCTCCCTCACAGGTAGAAGCACCAGCACAGGCTCCCTCACAGGTAGAAGCACCAGCACAGGCTCCCTCACAGGTAGAAGCACCAGCACAGGCTCCCTCACAGGTAGAAGCACCAGCACAGGCTCCCTCACAGGTAGAAACACCAGCACAGGCTCCAGCACAGGTAGAAGCACCAGCACAGGCTCCAGCACAGGTAGAAGCACCAGCACAGGCTCCAGCACAGGTAGAAGCACCAGTCCAGCCAGAGATCCCAAAACAGCCAGAGCCCTCTGCCAAGAAGCAGACACCAAAGAAGAAGAATGCAAGGAAGACCAGCTGA
- the LOC121548918 gene encoding beta-taxilin isoform X4 has protein sequence METNVQSAAEVIPAQTSVTPPPSPVTTETQVPPPQAQEAQHMDPMEEFGRQLEEIINTYGSAANLIEKQCIVLETEDVDEEASREQGDEVTATKDASTGKDTKKLLKALGKEGMLLMQSLNKLHTPQEKLDALLKKYAELLEERWGEQKQLRFLQKMQGHVGKERDQLQYEHSRAILARSKLESLCRELQRHNKTLKEETLARCREDEEKRREITTHFQSTLTDIQAQIEQHSNRNNKLCLENTNLADKLKHIISQYEQREESLEKIFKHHDLQQKLSDAKLEKANAQLQEAEEKHKREKEYLLREAIDKTKKCYTLKEQELQLKKKLVLYSQKFEEFQTTLSKSNDVYASFKNEMEKMTKKMKKLDKESNVWKTRFESTNKALSEMIEERTLKENEYEMFVVKIDKLERLCRALQDERKILYSKIKGIRQTPNAPEGTPKDETQEQAHEPVHSLMDIVEEPEMTEEMARLRAEQNRLAEFAASLLAPSTGDNDDDDSDSEEEPESTEPAEAQKISEPTQAPEQIQVEAPAKAEEPVHAKAPARAPSQVEAPAQAPSQVEPPAQAPSQVEPPAQAPAQVEKPAQAPSQVEAPAQAPSQVEAPAQAPSQVEAPAQAPSQVEAPAQAPSQVETPAQAPAQVEAPAQAPAQVEAPAQAPAQVEAPVQPEIPKQPEPSAKKQTPKKKNARKTS, from the exons ATGGAGACCAACGTCCAGTCTGCTGCAGAGGTCATTCCAGCCCAGACCAGTGTGACTCCACCACCGTCCCCAGTCACCACAGAGACCCAGGTCCCTCCACCCCAGGCCCAGGAGGCCCAGCACATGGACCCAATGGAGGAGTTTGGTCGTCAGCTGGAGGAGATCATCAACACCTATGGCTCCGCAGCCAACCTGATAGAGAAACAGTGCATTGTCCTGGAAACGGAGGATGTGGACGAGGAGGCCAGCAGAGAGCAAGGTGATGAAGTCACAGCCACCAAGGACGCCAGCACAGGCAAGGACACAAAGAAGTTGCTGAAAGCCTTAG GAAAGGAGGGCATGCTACTAATGCAAAGTTTGAACAAGCTGCACACACCACAGGAGAAATTGGATGCTCTCCTCAAGAAGTATGCCGAACTG CTGGAGGAGCGTTGGGGGGAACAGAAGCAGCTGAGGTTCCTCCAGAAGATGCAGGGCCAcgtggggaaggagagggaccAGCTCCAGTACGAGCACAGCAGAGCCATCCTGGCCCGCAGCAAACTGGAGAGCCTCTGCAGGGAGCTCCAGAGGCACAACAAGACCCTCAAG GAGGAGACCCTAGCACGTTGTCGTGAGGACGAGGAGAAGCGCAGGGAGATAACCACTCACTTCCAGAGCACACTGACAGACATCCAGGCTCAGATCGAGCAGCATAGTAACCGCAACAACAAGCTGTGTTTGGAGAACACCAACCTGGCAGACAAACTCAAACACATCATCAGCCAGTAcgagcagagagaggag AGCTTGGAGAAGATCTTCAAGCACCACGACCTGCAGCAGAAGCTGTCTGATGCCAAACTGGAGAAAGCCAACGCACAGCTGCAGGAGGCTGAGGAGAAGcacaagagagagaaggaatat CTGCTTAGGGAGGCAATTGACAAAACAAAGAAATGCTACACATTGAAGGAGCAAGAGTTGCAGTTGAAGAAAAAG CTTGTTCTGTACTCCCAGAAGTTTGAAGAGTTCCAGACTACGTTGTCTAAGAGCAACGATGTGTACGCCAGCTTCAAAAATGAAATGGAGAAG ATGACAAAGAAGATGAAGAAACTAGACAAAGAGTCGAATGTTTGGAAGACCAGATTTGAGAGCACTAACAAGGCTCTCTCTGAGATGATTGAAGAG AGGACTCTGAAGGAGAATGAGTATGAGATGTTCGTTGTGAAGATTGACAAGCTGGAGAGGCTCTGCCGAGCACTCCAGGACGAGAGGAAGATCCTGTACTCCAAGATCAaaggcatccgccaaacccctAACGCCCCCGAGGGGACACCCAAGGACGAGACACAGGAGCAGGCCCATGAACCAGTCCACAGCCTCATGGACATTGTTGAGGAGCCAGAGATGACAGAGGAGATGGCCCGTCTGAGAGCTGAGCAGAACAGGCTGGCGGAATTCGCCGCCTCCCTACTGGCCCCGTCCACAGGAGACAATGATGACGATGACTCTGACAGCGAGGAAGAGCCAGAGTCTACAGAACCGGCTGAGGCCCAGAAGATCTCTGAACCAACACAGGCCCCAGAACAAATACAGGTAGAGGCACCAGCAAAGGCAGAGGAACCAGTACACGCAAAGGCACCAGCACGGGCTCCCTCACAG GTAGAAGCACCAGCACAGGCTCCCTCACAGGTAGAACCACCAGCACAGGCTCCCTCACAGGTAGAACCACCAGCACAGGCTCCAGCACAGGTAGAAAAACCAGCACAGGCTCCCTCACAGGTAGAAGCACCAGCACAGGCTCCCTCACAGGTAGAAGCACCAGCACAGGCTCCCTCACAGGTAGAAGCACCAGCACAGGCTCCCTCACAGGTAGAAGCACCAGCACAGGCTCCCTCACAGGTAGAAACACCAGCACAGGCTCCAGCACAGGTAGAAGCACCAGCACAGGCTCCAGCACAGGTAGAAGCACCAGCACAGGCTCCAGCACAGGTAGAAGCACCAGTCCAGCCAGAGATCCCAAAACAGCCAGAGCCCTCTGCCAAGAAGCAGACACCAAAGAAGAAGAATGCAAGGAAGACCAGCTGA